From the genome of Sphingomonas sp. HMP6, one region includes:
- a CDS encoding chemotaxis protein CheW, translating to MSTLNTPGERKIVTFSLGEQMFGIDMKALIEIREWEEPTPLPGVPAFIKGVTNLRGTVVPVVGLAERLGWTPSVLHSRSCILVVTIAGKQAGFLVDEVADIIVINDDDVQPAPEVEIGEQNVIAGLIQVVPRAQEGVASVEAAGMVLLLDLDALSLTRHLDLAA from the coding sequence ATGAGCACTCTCAATACGCCCGGTGAACGCAAGATCGTGACCTTCTCGCTTGGCGAACAGATGTTCGGCATCGACATGAAGGCGCTGATCGAAATCCGCGAATGGGAAGAGCCGACCCCGCTGCCGGGCGTTCCCGCTTTCATCAAGGGCGTCACCAATCTGCGCGGCACCGTCGTTCCGGTCGTCGGCCTGGCCGAGCGGCTGGGATGGACGCCGAGCGTCCTCCACTCGCGCTCATGCATCCTGGTGGTCACGATCGCCGGCAAGCAGGCCGGGTTTCTGGTTGACGAAGTCGCCGACATCATCGTGATCAACGACGACGACGTGCAACCTGCACCCGAAGTCGAGATCGGTGAGCAGAACGTGATCGCCGGGCTGATCCAAGTCGTGCCGCGCGCCCAGGAAGGCGTCGCGTCGGTCGAAGCCGCGGGCATGGTGCTGCTGCTCGATCTCGACGCCCTCAGCCTCACGCGCCATCTCGATCTGGCTGCGTGA
- a CDS encoding CheR family methyltransferase, with product MQDAATRADGGGSGALRASVSAELGSAEFAAIARIMQSDARIHLTSAKTTLVQSRLSRRLRDHGLATFRDYIRLVESDPVERGAMIVALTTNHTHFFRENHHFEHLRQTTLPWLQERARSQPVRIWSAGCSSGEEVYTIAMCLLGQDRTSAAWLRHGDVRLLATDLAPHVVESTRRGVYSAESIEPVPAAYRANWIRPAGADFVMAEEARSLVTARVLNLFDQWPMRQQYDVIFCRNVMIYFDEAAKEELEARFVGMLAPGGYLYIGHSERLIGPATSGMTNCGQTIYRKPTGAVR from the coding sequence ATGCAAGACGCGGCGACACGCGCCGATGGCGGCGGATCAGGCGCGTTACGCGCATCGGTTTCGGCCGAGCTCGGTAGTGCCGAGTTCGCTGCGATCGCACGGATCATGCAAAGCGATGCGCGGATCCATCTGACATCGGCAAAGACGACATTGGTGCAGTCGCGGCTCAGCCGCCGCTTGCGCGATCATGGTCTGGCGACATTCCGCGATTACATCCGACTGGTCGAGTCAGACCCGGTCGAACGCGGCGCGATGATCGTCGCGCTGACCACCAACCACACGCATTTCTTCCGCGAGAATCACCATTTCGAACATCTCCGCCAGACCACGCTGCCGTGGCTGCAGGAACGGGCGCGGAGCCAGCCGGTGCGGATCTGGTCGGCCGGCTGTTCGAGCGGTGAGGAAGTCTACACGATCGCGATGTGCTTGCTCGGGCAGGACCGCACTTCCGCAGCGTGGCTACGCCATGGCGACGTGCGGCTGCTGGCCACCGATCTTGCGCCGCATGTGGTGGAAAGCACGCGACGCGGCGTCTATTCGGCGGAGTCTATCGAACCGGTGCCCGCCGCCTATCGCGCGAATTGGATCCGGCCCGCCGGTGCCGATTTCGTGATGGCGGAAGAGGCCCGTTCGCTGGTCACCGCGCGGGTGTTGAACCTGTTCGATCAGTGGCCGATGCGCCAGCAATATGACGTCATCTTCTGTCGCAACGTCATGATCTATTTCGACGAAGCCGCCAAAGAAGAGCTCGAGGCACGCTTCGTCGGAATGCTCGCGCCAGGCGGCTATCTGTACATTGGGCATTCCGAACGGCTGATCGGTCCCGCGACCAGCGGCATGACCAATTGCGGCCAAACGATTTATCGTAAACCTACTGGAGCAGTGCGATGA
- a CDS encoding protein-glutamate methylesterase/protein-glutamine glutaminase, with product MSGTPVRVLIVDDSPSMRAALKRILSADPEIEVIGVAPEPNAARTMIKDLNPDVLTLDIEMPGMDGLSFLERIMRLRPMPVVMCSTLTARGAEATIEALRLGAVDCIAKPTGNPLEIELDAARLCATVKGAARSTARRAPDRIVPVKPSAPGSLRDVVIAIGASTGGVEALFSILKALPSDCPPILIVQHMPAAFTPGFAARLDKECALRVVEASDGTPIARGTVYIAPGGHTHMELAGGIHGRIKLRPSDPVGGHRPSIDVLLHSVSQLGAAAVGVMLTGMGSDGAQGMLAMRAAGARTLGQSKETCVVYGMPRAAFALGAVDREVDLSAMAEAILGACRK from the coding sequence ATGAGCGGCACTCCTGTCCGCGTCCTGATCGTCGATGACAGCCCGTCGATGCGGGCCGCCCTCAAACGGATTCTGTCCGCCGATCCCGAGATCGAAGTCATCGGCGTGGCCCCCGAACCCAATGCGGCACGCACGATGATCAAGGATCTCAATCCCGACGTGTTGACCCTCGACATCGAAATGCCGGGGATGGACGGCCTGTCCTTCCTCGAGCGGATCATGCGTTTGCGCCCAATGCCGGTCGTGATGTGCTCGACCCTCACCGCGCGCGGCGCGGAGGCGACGATCGAGGCGCTGCGTCTCGGCGCGGTCGATTGCATCGCCAAACCGACCGGCAATCCGCTGGAGATCGAACTCGACGCGGCACGCCTGTGCGCAACCGTGAAGGGTGCCGCACGATCGACCGCGCGCCGGGCGCCGGATCGTATCGTTCCGGTCAAACCGTCCGCTCCCGGATCGCTGCGCGACGTGGTAATCGCGATTGGCGCGTCCACCGGTGGAGTTGAGGCGCTGTTCTCCATCCTGAAGGCGTTGCCGAGCGACTGCCCGCCGATCCTGATCGTCCAGCACATGCCCGCCGCCTTCACCCCGGGCTTTGCCGCTCGGCTCGACAAAGAATGCGCGCTGCGCGTCGTCGAAGCCAGTGACGGCACCCCGATCGCACGTGGAACCGTCTATATTGCACCAGGGGGACACACGCACATGGAGCTTGCAGGCGGCATTCACGGTCGGATCAAGCTTCGGCCCAGCGATCCCGTCGGCGGACACCGGCCGTCAATCGATGTGCTTTTGCATTCGGTGAGCCAGCTCGGCGCAGCCGCGGTCGGCGTGATGCTGACCGGCATGGGGTCGGACGGCGCGCAAGGGATGCTCGCGATGCGGGCGGCCGGCGCGCGAACGCTCGGTCAGAGCAAGGAAACGTGCGTGGTCTACGGAATGCCGCGCGCAGCGTTCGCTTTGGGCGCGGTCGATCGGGAAGTCGATCTATCAGCAATGGCCGAGGCGATCCTCGGCGCTTGCCGCAAGTAA
- a CDS encoding response regulator has protein sequence MPAAAAIKVMVVDDQTSMRAMIRRTLQDLGFKDIRDKAGPVEALGAIRSDRVHLIISDYNMPDMDGLQFLEEVRKDPVIGKTVFIMLTGSADREIVQKAAGLGVNNYVVKPFSAAALKEKIERVFGELT, from the coding sequence ATGCCAGCCGCAGCAGCAATAAAAGTGATGGTGGTCGACGATCAGACCAGCATGCGCGCCATGATCCGCCGAACGCTGCAGGATCTTGGTTTCAAGGATATTCGTGACAAAGCGGGGCCGGTCGAGGCGCTCGGCGCGATCCGCTCGGATCGCGTCCACTTGATCATCTCCGATTACAACATGCCCGACATGGACGGACTCCAGTTCCTCGAGGAGGTCCGCAAGGATCCCGTGATCGGGAAAACCGTGTTCATCATGCTCACCGGCTCCGCCGATCGCGAGATCGTGCAGAAAGCTGCGGGGCTGGGTGTCAACAACTACGTCGTAAAGCCGTTTTCCGCTGCCGCGCTCAAAGAAAAGATCGAGCGCGTGTTCGGCGAGTTGACCTGA